The genomic DNA GTGCATGTTCAAATGGAAGTTTTGCTACTGATGATAATGAAGCAAGTGCTCCTCTTCTGTCTCTACCATGCATAGGATTTGCTCCTGGTGCAAATGGTTCTCCTTTTTTTCTACCATCTGGTGTAGAACCTGTTTTTTTACCATATACTACATTTGATGTAATTGTTAATATTGATTGAGTTGGTATAGCGCCTCTATAAGTATTATGTTTTCTAAGTTTATTCATAAAATTTTTAACTACTTCTACTGCTAAACTATCAGTATCATCGTCATTATTTCCAAATGGTACATATTCTCCTTCTATTTCATAATCTATTGCTAGTCCATTTTCATCTCTTATTACTTTAACTTTTGCATTTTTTATAGCAGAAAGTGAATCAGCAATAATTGATAATCCTGCTATTCCAAAAGCTTCTGTTCTTTTTACTTGTGGGTCATGTAATGCCATTTGAAATGCTTCATAATTATATTTATCATGCATATAGTGTATAATATTTAGTGCTTTTACATATACCCCAGCAAGCCATTCAAGCATATTATCAAATTTTGTCATTACTTCATCAAAATCTAAATATTCTGATGTTATTGGTTCAAATCTAGGTGCTACTTGTACTCCGCTTTTTTCATCTACTCCACCATTTATTGCATATAATAATGCTTTTGGTAAATTAACTCTAGCTCCAAAAAATTGCATTTGCTTACCTATTCTCATTGGAGATACACAACAAGCTATTCCATAATCATCACCAAATTCTGATCTCATTAAATCATCATTTTCATATTGAACTGCTGATGTATCTATTGAAACTTTTGCACAATATTTTTTAAAGTTTTCAGGTAAATTTCTAGACCATAATACTGTCATATTTGGTTCTGGAGCAGGACCTAAGTTATAAAGAGAATGTAATATTCTAAATGAATTTTTAGTAACTAATGGTCTTCCATCTACTCCCATTCCTCCAATTGATTCTGTTACCCATGTAGGATCCCCAGAAAAAAGATCATTATATTCTGGAGTTCTTAAAAATCTAACTATTCTAAGTTTCATTACAAAATGATCCATCAATTCTTGAGCTTCTTTTTCTGTAATTACTCCATTTTTTAAATCTCTTTCAATATAGATATCTAAAAATGTTGATACTCTTCCAAGTGACATTGCTGCACCATCTTGATCTTTTGTAGCAGCTAAATATGCCATATAAGTCCATTGTATAGCTTCTTTTGCATTTTCAGCTGGTCTTCCTAATTCTAAACCATATGCTTCTCCTAATCTTTTTAATGCTTCTAATGCCTTAATTTGTTCTGTATACTCTTCTCTATCTCTTATAGTTTCTTCATTCATATCATGTTTTGTACTATTTTTTAATATTTCTTTTCTTTCATTTATAAGTCTATCTACTCCGTATAGCGCAACTCTTCTATAATCTCCTATTATTCTTCCTCTACCATAGGCATCTGGGAGTCCTGTAACTATACCGCTTCTTCTAGCTGCTCTAATGCTTTCATCATAAGCTGAAAACACTCCATCATTATGAGTTTTTCTATATTTAGTAAATATTTCTTCTGTTGTTTTATCTAATTCATACCCATAAGCTGTTAAAGAATTTTTAACCATTCTTAATCCACCTTTTGGATAAATACCTCTTTTTAGTGGTTTATCTGTTTGAAGTCCTACTATTTTTTCTAGTTCTTTTTCAATATATCCAGCACCATATACATCAATTCCTGAAGGTAATTTAGTTTCTGCATCATATACACCTTTTTCTCTTTCAACTTTAATCATTTCCATTATTTTTGTCCATAAGATTTTAGATGCTTCTGTTGCTTCTTCTAAGAAAGATTCATCCCCCTCGTATGGTAAATAGTTATCTTGAATAAAAGCTCTAACATCTATCTCTTTTTGCCACTCTTCACCAACAAATCCTTCCCATGCTTTCATAATTATTCCTCCTTAAAATTTTAATTCCTACTTAACCTTGCTCTCTTATACGTGAATGATATCACTACTTTCAATTTTTGTCAAGTATAATTTAATTTTTATGATTATTTTTATTTTTTGTATAGTTTAACTTCACATTTTTATAATCAAAATATTGTTTGTCAAATATTTAAAAAAGACAAACTAGAGTTTGAAAAAACTTTAGTTTGTCTTATAATTAAATACTATGTTTTTTATTGATATAAATTTTAATCCTTTTATTTTATGTGATAATTTTATCTTTTCTTTTGGGTTAACTATTTTTAATTTTAATTCTCTCTTATATTTTCTTTTTATTAAATTATTATATAAAAATTTTCTTGATTTATTTTTATTTGATATCAATATTAGAGGAAATAGATATAATCT from Hypnocyclicus thermotrophus includes the following:
- the pflB gene encoding formate C-acetyltransferase, coding for MKAWEGFVGEEWQKEIDVRAFIQDNYLPYEGDESFLEEATEASKILWTKIMEMIKVEREKGVYDAETKLPSGIDVYGAGYIEKELEKIVGLQTDKPLKRGIYPKGGLRMVKNSLTAYGYELDKTTEEIFTKYRKTHNDGVFSAYDESIRAARRSGIVTGLPDAYGRGRIIGDYRRVALYGVDRLINERKEILKNSTKHDMNEETIRDREEYTEQIKALEALKRLGEAYGLELGRPAENAKEAIQWTYMAYLAATKDQDGAAMSLGRVSTFLDIYIERDLKNGVITEKEAQELMDHFVMKLRIVRFLRTPEYNDLFSGDPTWVTESIGGMGVDGRPLVTKNSFRILHSLYNLGPAPEPNMTVLWSRNLPENFKKYCAKVSIDTSAVQYENDDLMRSEFGDDYGIACCVSPMRIGKQMQFFGARVNLPKALLYAINGGVDEKSGVQVAPRFEPITSEYLDFDEVMTKFDNMLEWLAGVYVKALNIIHYMHDKYNYEAFQMALHDPQVKRTEAFGIAGLSIIADSLSAIKNAKVKVIRDENGLAIDYEIEGEYVPFGNNDDDTDSLAVEVVKNFMNKLRKHNTYRGAIPTQSILTITSNVVYGKKTGSTPDGRKKGEPFAPGANPMHGRDRRGALASLSSVAKLPFEHAHDGISYTFAITPGTLGKNENDRKENLINLLDGYFTPNGGQHLNVNVFNRELLEDAMEHPEKYPQLTIRVSGYAVNFVRLTREQQLDVIKRTITERF